The sequence GCTAAATGGAAAGGATTATACAGGCGCCGATGTACAGCAGGCCGTTAAAAACCTCCCAGCCGATATTATAGAAAAGGCCCAGGTGATAGACGACTATGGCGACCAGGCGGCAAAGACAGGAATAAAAACAGGCGACCCGGCAAAAGTATTAAGTATAGCCACACGTAAGCAATCTAAAGACAGCGTGGCGCTTAAAGAAGTAGTTATCCCGGGGCTGGCCAAACTATCGCAAAAAGATATTGATAAAAAAGCTTCAGCTCCGCAAACTTTAAAAGCTAAGGTGGAAGGAGCGGAGGTTACCACACCTAAAAAAATAAGCGGTACCATACTTAGCGATCTGGGCCTTCCTTTGCCCGGCGCTACTGTATTTATAGATGGTACAAAAAAGGGCACCCAAACCGATGCGCAGGGGCATTTCTCTATCCCCGCCGAGGGGCAGGCTACGCTGAATGTGCGATCGTTAGGGTTCCAAAGCAAACAGGTTAAAGCCCGGGCCGATGATAGCGTAAAAGTAGCCCTGCAAAGCGAAGGCGCCTCGCTGGCCGAAGTGGTAATTGTAAACCCTAATAAGGCGGCCGTAAAGGAAGCCCACCCCCAAATGGGCTGGGATAATTATAATAAGTATTTACAGCGCCAGGCCATAGGCGATAAAACCGGAACGGTGCGCTTATCGTTCACGGTAAGCAGCAAAGGCGAACTGAGCGATTTCAAAGTGTTGAACAGCTTTGATACCGATGAAGATAAACGGGCGATAGATATTGTTAAAACCGGCCCCCGCTGGAACGGCGCTGCCGGTGGCAAAACAAAGACCGTGAAGCTGAATATCGAATTTAGTAAGCGGAATGAGGAGTAATGAAATTGAATATATAAAAAGCGTAAAGAGGCTGTATCATAAATCATGGTATGGCCTCTTTTTTATTTGTGCATAATTT comes from Mucilaginibacter mali and encodes:
- a CDS encoding carboxypeptidase-like regulatory domain-containing protein, whose protein sequence is MAYKKHYISQIRKYLNGELDARAMHQLEREAQDDPFLMDAMEGYEQTTGPQQGQLNDLDALLEKRIGPSKVRRIIPWKYYAAAASVLLFLTIGYLRYGRQEAPVDKKTAALEKAPAPADHPLVNADTVAKTVADNKMLAATVPPAPANKPQAQLRQATVKADAEIRIDEPVGNSDVKAVTAYGYAKNDVKVKPNATLAELLKKMEGIEVDSNGNLTAKGRAVTKVRLNGKDYTGADVQQAVKNLPADIIEKAQVIDDYGDQAAKTGIKTGDPAKVLSIATRKQSKDSVALKEVVIPGLAKLSQKDIDKKASAPQTLKAKVEGAEVTTPKKISGTILSDLGLPLPGATVFIDGTKKGTQTDAQGHFSIPAEGQATLNVRSLGFQSKQVKARADDSVKVALQSEGASLAEVVIVNPNKAAVKEAHPQMGWDNYNKYLQRQAIGDKTGTVRLSFTVSSKGELSDFKVLNSFDTDEDKRAIDIVKTGPRWNGAAGGKTKTVKLNIEFSKRNEE